The Tissierellales bacterium genome contains the following window.
CACTTCCTGAAAATGGAGGGGTAAGCGTTTTCACAGAGCGTGCTTTTGGCTGGAAAGCATCTTTCTTAAGCTCATGGGCAATAATACTAGGTTATGTTTCGGTAGTTGCATTTGAGGTAGTAGCTTTTCCGACTGTTTTAGAGTATTTTATTGGATCTGGATATCTAAAGGGGTATTTGTATACGATACAAGGATATGATGTATATGGTACTTGGGTTTTAGTTGGAGTAGGGAGTTCTATAATAGTGACATTATTAAATTACTTTGGCACTAAGAATGTTGCAATCATACAGACTGGTTGTACTGTATTAATCGCAGCAGTTGGGTTAGCTCTATTTGGTGGGAGTGTAGTTAATGGAAATGCACAAGTTATAGAACCGTTAGCTAGTACTGGATTGAAAGGAATACTAGGGGTGGCAGTTATGACACCTTTTATGTTTATGGGATTTGACGTAATACCACAGGCTGCTGAAGAGATGAATGTGCCATATAAGAAGATAGGAAAAATAATGATATTGGCAGTTATTATGGCAGTTCTTTGGTATATTATGATAATATTTAGTGTTGTAAGGTCATTGAACCATGGTGAGATAGTAGGTTCGGGTTTGGTTACTGCTACTGCTATGGCAAAGGTATTTGGAGGAAGTAATTTGGCTTCTAAAATACTAGTGCTTGCAGGTCTTAGCGGAATTATTACTAGTTGGAATGCGTTTTTTATTGGGGGAAGTAGGGCTATTCAGGCTATGGCTGAAAAAGGTAGATTGCCTGAATTTTTGGCAAGAGTACATCCTAAGCATAAGACACCTGGAAATGCAATATTACTTATAGGCGGTATAACAACTATTGCACCATTATTTGGACGAAATATGTTGACTTGGCTTGTGAATGCGGGTAGTTTTACAGTGATTTTAGCGTATTTAATGGTTGGTCTTGCTTTTGTGAAGTTAAGAATTAAGGAACCAAATCTCAAAAGACCATATGAAGTTAAAAATTGGAGATTTGTTGGTACTATGGCTATATTCTTAAGCTCGGCGCTATTTATTCTGTTTTTACCAGGATTTCCATCCGCTATGCAATGGCCTTATGAATGGGGAATAGTAATTGGATGGTTCGGACTTGGTGGAGTGTTCTTTTTGAAAATATTAGTTAGAGAAAAAAGAGCGAAACGTGAATTAATTAGAGCGAAAATTAGATAGAAAATGCATGGGGTTGTTTTGAAATAGATAGTTATTTTATTTCAAGATGGCTCCTTTTTTGTGTACATATAAATTATTTTCCCACAATAACTGGGTATAAAATATAAAATGGAGGTGAGAAAATGAAGACACGACTTTTGCAAGATGAATGGAAAGATCAATTTAATGAAGAGATATATGACTATCTTGTAGAATGTGGAAGCAATGGAGATTATAAAAAGTGGTATAAGTACTTGAGATCTAATAAAATAAAAAAGATAAAATTGAAAGGCGCGAATTTAAAAAATCTCAATTTTTCAAGATTTAATTTGAGAAATATAGACTTAGAATATTCTGATTTGAGTTTTTCGGAATTTAATATGTCTATTTTGAATAATGTAAATATGAAAGAAGCTAGAGTTCACGGTGCTGATTTCACCAAGGCAGTTTTGATGGCAGGAAATTTTGAAAAAGCAAATTTTTCATCTACAAATTTGTATAAGAGTGATTGTAGATTTGCAAATTTTTTAAGGGCGGAATTTCATGAAGCAATACTTGGAGAGACCGTGTTTGATTATTCAAATATGCAAAAATCTGTATTTAAGGCCAGTAGATTAGAGAAGGCTAGTTTGAAAAATACAAATTTGAAGGGGGCAGAGTTTATATATGCAGATCTTAGAGATGCAAGCTTTGTAGCTAGCATGGTAAATGGAGAAACTATATTTTGGGATTGCAAATTTTCTCAGAATACAGATTTGACAGGTGTTGGACTTGGCAATATTAGGATTGATCCTCAGATGAAGTCTGGTTTTGAAAATAATATAAGAAGAATATGGTGGAAACGATATTATGAAAATGAAAAGAATATAAGAATAAATATAATAAAATCCATAAAGGGATATCCTGTTAAGTATTTTTATAGGATAACAAAGTGGTTTATGAGTTATGCTAAAGAGAATGTTATAAAGTTTTTTTGGAATTTAACGGGATATGGAGCTTCGACATTTGCACTCATACGAGCATTTTTTATCAGTGTCTTGGTATTTAGTATAATATATAGCCTGTTTCCATCTCTAAATAATACAGATCTTGTGATACATGAAGCATCATGGGGTATAAAGTTCATAAGAAATATTTATTTTTCAATAGTAGTAATGACATCTGTTGGGTTTGGCGATATATACGCTAATGGTACTAGTGTATTTAGTTATTTAATTATCAGTATACAAATACTAATCGGTTATGTAATGCTTGGGGCATTATTGGTTCGTTTGGGTATTCTATTTCAGGGTGGCTTACCGGAGCGAGCTTTTATAAAATACAAGGGAGGTCATAAGAATGAATAAAGCTAGAGTGTTGATTGCAGATGATAGCAAATTTTTCCAAAAATATATTAAAACCTTAGTTGAGTCGCTAGGATTCGATGTAATAGAGACTGTGGGAGATGGTGTAGAAGCGATAGAAGCATTAAAGGAAAAAGATGTGAACTTGATATTTTTAGATATAAATATGCCTAGGATGACAGGGATAGAGGCAGTAGAAGAAATTATAAATGAGTATCCTCATTCAACGGTTATAATGATGACTTCTGTATCGGATATATTGATAGTCCAAAAATGTATGGATCTAGGAGCAGCCAATTATATAGTCAAAAATTCATCAGAAGAAGAGATGCGTGAAATTATAACGCAGACATGGGAACTCTATGGGGATGCAGAATAATAGTAT
Protein-coding sequences here:
- a CDS encoding response regulator; this translates as MNKARVLIADDSKFFQKYIKTLVESLGFDVIETVGDGVEAIEALKEKDVNLIFLDINMPRMTGIEAVEEIINEYPHSTVIMMTSVSDILIVQKCMDLGAANYIVKNSSEEEMREIITQTWELYGDAE
- a CDS encoding pentapeptide repeat-containing protein, which gives rise to MKTRLLQDEWKDQFNEEIYDYLVECGSNGDYKKWYKYLRSNKIKKIKLKGANLKNLNFSRFNLRNIDLEYSDLSFSEFNMSILNNVNMKEARVHGADFTKAVLMAGNFEKANFSSTNLYKSDCRFANFLRAEFHEAILGETVFDYSNMQKSVFKASRLEKASLKNTNLKGAEFIYADLRDASFVASMVNGETIFWDCKFSQNTDLTGVGLGNIRIDPQMKSGFENNIRRIWWKRYYENEKNIRINIIKSIKGYPVKYFYRITKWFMSYAKENVIKFFWNLTGYGASTFALIRAFFISVLVFSIIYSLFPSLNNTDLVIHEASWGIKFIRNIYFSIVVMTSVGFGDIYANGTSVFSYLIISIQILIGYVMLGALLVRLGILFQGGLPERAFIKYKGGHKNE
- a CDS encoding APC family permease → MKGRSEESFEKVLSKKDIFALAFGAMIGWGWVVLTGEWIQKAGAFGAIISFIIGGIMILFVGLTYAELTAALPENGGVSVFTERAFGWKASFLSSWAIILGYVSVVAFEVVAFPTVLEYFIGSGYLKGYLYTIQGYDVYGTWVLVGVGSSIIVTLLNYFGTKNVAIIQTGCTVLIAAVGLALFGGSVVNGNAQVIEPLASTGLKGILGVAVMTPFMFMGFDVIPQAAEEMNVPYKKIGKIMILAVIMAVLWYIMIIFSVVRSLNHGEIVGSGLVTATAMAKVFGGSNLASKILVLAGLSGIITSWNAFFIGGSRAIQAMAEKGRLPEFLARVHPKHKTPGNAILLIGGITTIAPLFGRNMLTWLVNAGSFTVILAYLMVGLAFVKLRIKEPNLKRPYEVKNWRFVGTMAIFLSSALFILFLPGFPSAMQWPYEWGIVIGWFGLGGVFFLKILVREKRAKRELIRAKIR